A part of Streptomyces sp. NBC_01235 genomic DNA contains:
- the cysK gene encoding cysteine synthase A: MTVTHPSIAPSITALIGRTPLVALRRYGADLPARLVVKLEAANPGGSVKDRIALAMIEDAQAAGALRPGQGIVEPTSGNTGIGLAMVAAANGYPVTFTMPESMSTERRALLRAYGAELVLTPAAEGMTGAVACATELAEQHGWFMPQQFRNPANPDAHRRTTAQEIWQDTAGQVDILVAGVGTGGTVTGVGQVLKEKNPDITVVAVEPAESAVLSGGSPGPHRIQGLGAGFVPDVLDTDAYDTVQRVSAPQARAEARRLAHTEGILTGISGGAALHAASTLAHFPQHKGALVVVVLPDTGERYLSTDLFHDQ, from the coding sequence ATGACGGTCACACACCCTTCGATCGCGCCCTCGATCACAGCCCTGATAGGCCGCACCCCCCTGGTAGCGCTGCGCCGCTATGGCGCGGACCTGCCCGCGCGCCTCGTTGTCAAGCTGGAGGCCGCCAACCCCGGGGGCAGCGTCAAGGACCGCATCGCCCTGGCGATGATCGAGGACGCCCAGGCCGCCGGCGCACTCCGCCCCGGGCAGGGCATCGTCGAACCGACCAGCGGCAACACCGGTATCGGTCTGGCCATGGTGGCCGCCGCCAACGGCTACCCGGTCACCTTCACCATGCCCGAGAGCATGAGCACCGAACGCCGCGCCCTGCTGCGTGCCTACGGCGCGGAGCTGGTCCTGACACCGGCAGCCGAGGGCATGACCGGTGCCGTGGCCTGTGCGACCGAACTGGCGGAGCAGCACGGCTGGTTCATGCCGCAGCAGTTCCGCAATCCGGCCAACCCCGACGCTCACCGACGCACCACCGCCCAGGAGATCTGGCAGGACACCGCAGGTCAGGTCGACATCCTGGTGGCCGGTGTCGGAACCGGCGGCACCGTCACCGGAGTGGGGCAGGTCCTCAAGGAGAAGAACCCCGACATCACCGTGGTGGCCGTCGAACCGGCGGAGTCGGCCGTTCTGTCCGGGGGCTCGCCCGGCCCGCACCGCATCCAGGGCCTCGGCGCAGGCTTCGTCCCCGACGTCCTCGACACCGATGCCTACGACACCGTGCAGCGCGTCTCAGCGCCCCAGGCCCGCGCCGAGGCACGCCGCCTGGCCCACACAGAGGGCATCCTCACCGGTATATCGGGCGGCGCCGCCCTCCATGCGGCCTCCACTCTCGCCCACTTCCCACAGCACAAGGGCGCCTTGGTCGTCGTCGTCCTGCCCGACACCGGAGAGCGCTACCTCAGCACGGACCTGTTCCACGACCAGTAG
- the epsC gene encoding serine O-acetyltransferase EpsC: protein MIFEDLRTACRKDPALHGVHVVEVLLYPGLWAIWAHRIAHRLYRLGVPLLPRLVSQLSRAVTGIEIHPGAVIGRRCFIDHGMAVVIGETAVLGDDVMLYHRVTLGGTGWWFDAKATKRHPTIGDRVVLGVGSTVLGPIHVGHDSLVGAHALVLNDVPAHCRVSAAHAATTTRPHGTTATPHAAVPTPADEREPRP, encoded by the coding sequence ATGATCTTCGAAGATCTCCGGACGGCCTGCCGCAAGGACCCGGCCCTGCACGGCGTGCACGTGGTCGAGGTCCTGCTGTATCCCGGCCTGTGGGCAATCTGGGCCCACCGGATCGCCCACAGGCTCTACCGACTCGGTGTGCCCCTGCTGCCCCGGCTGGTGTCCCAGCTCTCCCGGGCCGTCACCGGCATCGAGATCCACCCGGGTGCGGTCATCGGGCGCCGCTGCTTCATCGACCACGGTATGGCCGTGGTCATCGGTGAGACCGCCGTACTTGGCGACGACGTCATGCTGTACCACCGCGTCACCCTGGGCGGAACCGGCTGGTGGTTCGACGCGAAGGCCACCAAACGGCACCCCACGATCGGTGACCGCGTCGTCCTGGGAGTCGGTTCCACCGTGCTCGGCCCCATACACGTCGGCCATGACTCGCTCGTCGGCGCGCATGCCCTTGTCCTGAACGACGTCCCCGCCCACTGCCGAGTCTCCGCCGCACACGCGGCCACCACCACCCGCCCTCACGGCACCACGGCGACACCCCACGCTGCGGTCCCCACCCCTGCAGACGAAAGAGAACCACGGCCATGA